A genome region from Ralstonia solanacearum K60 includes the following:
- a CDS encoding SurA N-terminal domain-containing protein has protein sequence MLDFVRTHRRLMFLVLLILVFPSFVFFGVQGYSRFMDGSHDAAKVGDAVITTSELDARVREQTERLRQMLGGQYDPRQFEGPQMRRDVLDGIIQQRVMANEASRTNLSIADSKVRETIEQIPAVAQLRKPDGKFDTDAYIKLLAAQGMTPEQFDARVRSELVLQQIPQSIVASAFVPKSLVDRLIDARDQQREVQALLLKPADYVSKVAVDEKAIQAYYDAHQQEFAVPEQVKAEYVVFSGEDMMKQIPVTLEQLKEYYDQNVARFKTEEQRRAAHILIKLPDNAKPADKDAAKKRAEEVLAEVRKAPGNFAELAKKYSGDPGSAAQGGELGFLAKGATVPQFESALFALKQPGDISDVVQSDFGFHIIKLEEVKGGGVQSLEAVKPELEREVRTQLANKKYTELADAFSNGVEDQSDSLKPVADKLKLQVQTADNVTRVPNPALGSSPINNDKVLKALFADDVIKNHRNTQAVQVGPTTLVAARVVEHRPASVKKLADVREQVKAKVLAEQSAALAKKAGEEKLAAVKQSNSAEGFGAAQTVSRQQAQGTPPAALAAILRADAAKLPATIGVDLGAQGYALYRINKVLPPANVDPARRAADAQQLAQADGQADFNAYYEALKARSKVKINTTVIDAAKSAASVDDGS, from the coding sequence ATGCTTGATTTCGTACGTACGCATCGGCGCTTGATGTTTCTAGTGCTGCTGATTCTGGTGTTTCCGTCGTTCGTGTTCTTTGGTGTGCAAGGCTATTCGCGCTTCATGGATGGTTCGCACGATGCCGCCAAGGTGGGTGATGCCGTGATTACCACCAGCGAGCTCGATGCGCGCGTTCGCGAGCAGACCGAGCGCCTGCGGCAGATGCTGGGCGGGCAGTACGATCCGCGCCAGTTCGAGGGCCCGCAGATGCGTCGCGACGTGCTGGACGGCATCATCCAGCAGCGCGTGATGGCCAACGAGGCATCGCGTACCAACCTGTCGATCGCGGACAGCAAAGTTCGCGAGACCATCGAGCAGATTCCCGCGGTCGCGCAACTGCGCAAGCCGGATGGCAAGTTCGATACCGACGCGTACATCAAGCTGCTGGCGGCCCAGGGCATGACGCCGGAGCAGTTCGACGCGCGCGTGCGCTCGGAACTCGTGCTGCAGCAGATTCCGCAATCGATCGTCGCGAGCGCGTTTGTGCCGAAGTCGCTGGTCGACCGCCTGATCGACGCGCGCGACCAGCAGCGCGAAGTGCAGGCGCTGCTGCTCAAGCCGGCCGACTATGTGTCGAAGGTGGCGGTCGACGAGAAGGCCATCCAGGCCTATTACGACGCGCACCAGCAGGAATTCGCCGTGCCCGAGCAGGTCAAGGCTGAGTATGTGGTGTTCTCGGGCGAGGACATGATGAAGCAGATTCCCGTTACGCTCGAGCAGCTCAAGGAGTACTACGATCAGAACGTTGCGCGCTTCAAGACCGAAGAGCAGCGCCGCGCCGCGCACATCCTGATCAAGCTGCCGGACAACGCCAAGCCCGCCGACAAGGACGCAGCCAAGAAGCGGGCGGAAGAGGTGCTGGCCGAGGTGCGCAAGGCGCCGGGCAACTTCGCCGAACTCGCCAAGAAGTATTCGGGGGATCCGGGCTCGGCCGCGCAGGGCGGCGAACTGGGCTTCCTTGCCAAGGGCGCGACCGTTCCGCAGTTCGAGAGCGCGCTGTTCGCGCTCAAGCAGCCGGGCGACATCAGCGATGTGGTGCAGAGCGATTTCGGCTTCCACATCATCAAGCTGGAGGAAGTGAAGGGCGGCGGCGTGCAGTCGCTGGAAGCCGTCAAGCCGGAGCTGGAGCGCGAGGTGCGCACGCAACTGGCCAACAAGAAGTACACCGAACTGGCCGATGCCTTCTCCAACGGGGTGGAAGACCAGTCCGATAGCCTGAAGCCGGTCGCCGACAAACTCAAGCTGCAGGTCCAGACGGCCGACAATGTCACGCGTGTGCCGAATCCGGCCCTGGGCAGCAGCCCGATCAACAACGACAAGGTGCTCAAGGCGTTGTTCGCCGACGACGTGATCAAGAATCACCGCAATACGCAAGCCGTGCAGGTCGGTCCGACCACGCTGGTGGCGGCGCGCGTGGTGGAGCATCGCCCGGCCTCGGTCAAGAAGCTGGCCGACGTGCGCGAGCAAGTGAAGGCCAAGGTGCTTGCTGAACAGTCGGCCGCGCTGGCCAAGAAGGCGGGCGAAGAGAAGCTGGCCGCGGTCAAGCAGAGCAACAGCGCCGAGGGTTTTGGTGCGGCACAGACGGTTTCGCGCCAGCAGGCGCAAGGTACGCCGCCGGCCGCGCTGGCTGCGATCCTGCGCGCGGATGCGGCCAAGCTGCCGGCCACGATCGGCGTGGATCTGGGGGCGCAGGGCTATGCGTTGTATCGCATCAATAAGGTGCTGCCGCCTGCCAACGTGGACCCGGCGCGCCGCGCGGCCGATGCACAGCAACTGGCGCAGGCCGATGGGCAGGCCGATTTCAATGCCTATTACGAGGCGCTGAAGGCGCGCTCCAAGGTGAAGATCAACACTACGGTGATCGACGCCGCCAAGTCTGCCGCGTCGGTGGACGATGGGTCCTGA
- a CDS encoding ABC transporter ATP-binding protein, whose amino-acid sequence MSSSATWVIEVDSLHKTVRDATGELPILSDVAFRVEAGETLAIVGASGSGKSTLLGLLAGLDLPTSGSVRLLGHDLFGLDEDGRAAVRGSHVGFVFQSFQLLPHLTALENVMLPLELQGDVGAADMRRRATVLLERVGLGARLSHYPNTLSGGEQQRVALARAFVTEPDILFADEPTGSLDTATGEAVIALMFELNRSAGSTLVLVTHDRSVAARCSRILTIEAGHLVGDEIVTEL is encoded by the coding sequence ATGTCGTCTTCCGCTACCTGGGTGATTGAAGTCGATTCGCTGCACAAGACCGTGCGCGACGCCACCGGCGAGTTGCCTATTTTGAGCGATGTCGCGTTCCGCGTGGAGGCGGGGGAGACGTTGGCCATCGTCGGTGCTTCGGGCTCGGGCAAGTCGACGCTGCTGGGGCTGCTGGCGGGGCTGGATCTGCCGACCTCCGGCTCGGTCAGGCTGCTTGGCCATGATCTGTTCGGCCTTGATGAGGACGGCCGCGCGGCGGTGCGCGGCAGTCATGTCGGTTTCGTGTTCCAGTCGTTCCAGTTGCTGCCGCACCTGACCGCGCTGGAGAACGTGATGTTGCCGCTGGAGCTGCAGGGCGACGTGGGCGCCGCCGACATGCGCCGCCGTGCCACGGTGCTGCTGGAGCGCGTTGGGTTGGGAGCGCGGCTGTCGCACTATCCGAACACCTTGTCGGGGGGCGAACAGCAGCGTGTTGCGCTGGCGCGGGCCTTTGTCACCGAGCCTGACATCCTGTTTGCCGATGAGCCCACCGGGAGTCTCGACACCGCCACCGGCGAAGCCGTGATCGCGCTGATGTTCGAACTCAACCGCAGTGCCGGCTCGACGCTGGTGCTGGTCACGCACGACCGCTCGGTCGCGGCGCGATGCAGCCGCATCCTCACCATCGAGGCGGGTCACCTTGTCGGCGACGAGATCGTGACCGAGCTCTGA
- a CDS encoding NAD(P)H-hydrate dehydratase translates to MSAHSTWRDVLRDGTPTERHGADLLFGSAAVRALETAAGRALAPFTLMARAGEAAADWLQARTPRGHLLLVAGPGNNGGDALVAATALHEAGRTVTVWLAADPARLPDDARRAWTEACAANVPIEVLHAPASVPATVTAIVDGLFGIGLTRPLTGLHAALVETLNGSGLPVYALDVPSGLSGDTGQPPAPDSPVVRAHATLTFLAAKPGLFTGMGRDAAGDLALADLQAAQPAYDGMVEADAQINTPLRWLAHIPRRRHNGHKGAYGSVAIVGGAQGMVGAPLLSARGALYLGAGKVHVVSLAADAPRVDCAQPELMLHTWGTLDLGGMQALAAGPGMGTGKDAYEALDHLLDRMLPARIAAVFDADALNLFARAPALLTRLTRLASGGAPIVLTPHPLEAARLLDTDTQTVQRDRLAAAQALVNRSGAVVVLKGSGTVVAAPGVPPAVNPTGNGGLASGGTGDVLTGMIGALLAQGVPAREAALAAVWLHGRAADELVAAGEGPIGLHAGELCVPARRALNGLLKSDACQ, encoded by the coding sequence ATGTCCGCTCATTCCACCTGGCGTGACGTCCTCAGGGACGGCACCCCCACCGAACGCCATGGCGCCGACCTGCTGTTCGGCAGCGCCGCCGTCCGCGCGCTCGAGACCGCCGCCGGCCGCGCGCTCGCCCCCTTCACGCTGATGGCCCGCGCCGGCGAAGCCGCCGCCGACTGGCTGCAAGCGCGCACGCCGCGCGGCCACCTGCTGCTGGTTGCCGGCCCAGGCAACAATGGCGGCGATGCACTGGTCGCCGCCACCGCGCTGCACGAGGCCGGACGCACCGTCACGGTCTGGCTTGCCGCCGACCCGGCCCGCCTGCCCGACGACGCCCGCCGCGCCTGGACCGAAGCCTGCGCGGCCAACGTCCCGATCGAAGTCCTGCATGCGCCGGCGTCCGTCCCCGCCACGGTCACCGCCATCGTCGACGGCCTGTTCGGCATCGGCCTGACACGGCCGCTGACCGGGCTGCATGCCGCGCTGGTCGAGACCCTCAACGGCAGCGGGCTGCCCGTCTACGCGCTCGATGTCCCATCGGGCCTGTCCGGCGACACGGGCCAACCGCCCGCGCCGGATTCGCCGGTGGTGCGCGCACACGCCACGCTCACGTTCCTGGCCGCCAAGCCCGGGCTGTTCACCGGCATGGGCCGCGACGCCGCGGGCGATCTTGCCCTGGCCGATCTGCAGGCCGCCCAGCCCGCCTACGACGGCATGGTGGAGGCCGACGCGCAGATCAACACGCCGTTGCGCTGGCTCGCCCACATTCCGCGGCGGCGCCACAATGGCCATAAGGGGGCGTACGGCAGCGTCGCCATCGTCGGCGGCGCACAGGGCATGGTCGGCGCCCCGCTGCTGTCGGCGCGCGGCGCACTCTACCTGGGCGCGGGCAAGGTCCACGTGGTCTCGCTGGCCGCCGATGCGCCGCGCGTGGATTGCGCCCAGCCCGAGCTGATGCTGCACACCTGGGGCACCCTGGACCTGGGCGGCATGCAGGCGCTCGCCGCCGGCCCCGGCATGGGCACCGGCAAGGACGCCTACGAGGCGCTGGACCACCTGCTCGACCGCATGCTGCCCGCGCGCATCGCCGCCGTCTTCGACGCCGACGCGCTCAACCTGTTCGCCCGCGCCCCGGCCCTGCTCACGCGGCTGACGCGGCTGGCCTCGGGCGGCGCACCCATCGTGCTGACGCCGCATCCGCTCGAAGCCGCACGCCTGCTCGACACCGACACCCAGACCGTGCAGCGCGACCGGCTGGCCGCGGCCCAGGCGCTGGTCAACCGCAGCGGCGCGGTGGTCGTGCTCAAGGGTTCGGGCACCGTCGTCGCCGCACCGGGCGTCCCGCCCGCTGTCAACCCGACCGGCAACGGCGGATTGGCCTCGGGCGGCACCGGCGACGTGCTGACCGGCATGATCGGCGCCCTGCTCGCACAGGGCGTACCGGCGCGCGAGGCGGCACTGGCGGCCGTCTGGCTGCACGGCCGCGCCGCGGACGAGCTCGTCGCCGCCGGCGAAGGGCCCATCGGACTGCACGCCGGCGAGCTGTGCGTGCCGGCGCGCCGCGCCCTCAACGGACTGCTGAAATCAGACGCGTGCCAATAG
- a CDS encoding arylesterase produces the protein MIGRQGSRRRSVTEWIVLAAALGCVMIGVSPMSHAATEGSTPAPRRVVVLGDSLSAEYGLAQGTGWVALLGNRLKERKPDYSVANASISGDTTAGGRARLPAVLAREKPAVVVLELGANDALRGLSLSASEANLKAMIEASQAAGARVLLVGMRIPPNYGPDYSERFFAMFGKLAQQYRLPLVPFLLDGVAQRPDWFQEDRIHPVAAAQPTLLDNVWPKLEPLLKGRVGG, from the coding sequence ATGATCGGACGGCAAGGTAGTAGAAGGCGCAGCGTAACGGAATGGATCGTGCTCGCGGCCGCGCTCGGCTGTGTGATGATCGGCGTCTCGCCGATGTCGCACGCTGCGACGGAAGGCTCCACACCGGCACCGCGCCGCGTGGTGGTGCTGGGCGACAGCCTGTCAGCGGAATACGGCCTGGCGCAAGGCACCGGCTGGGTCGCGCTGCTGGGCAACCGCCTGAAAGAACGGAAGCCCGATTATAGCGTCGCCAATGCCAGCATCAGCGGCGACACCACCGCGGGCGGGCGCGCCCGCCTGCCGGCCGTGCTTGCGCGCGAGAAGCCGGCGGTGGTGGTACTCGAACTCGGCGCCAACGATGCGCTGCGCGGGCTGTCGCTGTCCGCCAGCGAAGCCAATCTGAAGGCGATGATCGAGGCATCGCAGGCCGCCGGCGCCAGGGTGCTGCTGGTCGGCATGCGCATCCCACCCAATTACGGGCCGGACTATAGCGAACGCTTCTTCGCCATGTTTGGCAAACTGGCGCAGCAGTACAGGCTGCCGCTGGTGCCGTTCCTCCTGGACGGCGTGGCCCAGCGACCCGACTGGTTCCAGGAAGACCGCATCCACCCGGTCGCGGCGGCGCAGCCAACGCTGCTCGACAACGTCTGGCCCAAGCTCGAACCTTTACTCAAAGGCCGGGTCGGAGGATGA
- the lepB gene encoding signal peptidase I — protein MKLLAKSLQATRDNKRFLVGMSLLFAFRACVADWAVVPSGSMNPTLIEGDYIIMNRLAYGVRVPATTVWLKRGDEPRRGDVVVFSSPEDGTKLVKRLIGLPGDVVEMRSEALYINHHRLAYTPLPDAAPGALPQATAAQPHDLWREALPGHPHPVMVLPEVAALRSFGPIVVPADHYLMLGDNRDNSRDSRYFGLVPRANLIARASHVAVSLDRDRWYLPRLARIGRPLD, from the coding sequence ATGAAGCTGCTGGCGAAATCGCTGCAGGCGACGCGGGACAACAAACGGTTCCTGGTCGGCATGTCGCTGCTGTTCGCATTCCGGGCCTGTGTCGCGGACTGGGCAGTCGTACCGAGCGGCTCAATGAATCCGACGCTGATCGAAGGCGACTACATCATTATGAACCGCCTCGCCTACGGCGTCCGCGTGCCGGCCACCACCGTCTGGCTCAAGCGGGGCGATGAACCCCGCCGCGGCGACGTCGTCGTGTTCTCCTCCCCCGAGGACGGCACCAAGCTCGTCAAGCGCCTGATCGGGTTGCCGGGCGACGTGGTCGAGATGCGCAGCGAAGCGCTCTACATCAACCACCACCGCCTCGCCTACACGCCGTTGCCAGACGCCGCGCCCGGCGCCCTGCCGCAAGCAACCGCCGCCCAGCCCCACGACCTGTGGCGCGAAGCACTGCCCGGCCACCCGCACCCGGTGATGGTCCTGCCCGAAGTGGCCGCGCTGCGCAGCTTCGGCCCGATCGTCGTGCCGGCCGATCATTACCTGATGCTCGGTGACAACCGCGACAACAGCCGGGATTCCCGCTACTTCGGACTGGTGCCGCGTGCGAACCTGATCGCACGCGCATCGCATGTGGCGGTGTCGCTCGATCGAGACCGCTGGTATCTGCCGCGCCTCGCGCGCATCGGCCGACCGCTCGACTGA
- a CDS encoding winged helix DNA-binding protein: MSKSSSSSKVDLPEAAANEGGKSGAIVSSAHLVSARSPELSEFEFALNTAYNAYHRWCVRCMAAAGVRDLTFLDVLVVHHVNHRGRAKRLADICFVLNVEDTHLVTYSLKKLQGMELVEGTRNGKEVAYTTTETGETACARYREIREQCLTSNISPSGEENAEIGELARLMRVLTGLYEQAARSATSL, encoded by the coding sequence ATGTCCAAGTCGTCGTCCTCTTCGAAAGTCGATTTGCCGGAAGCTGCCGCCAATGAAGGCGGAAAGAGCGGGGCGATCGTGTCGTCTGCCCATCTGGTGTCCGCGCGCAGCCCGGAACTGTCGGAGTTCGAGTTCGCGCTCAATACGGCCTACAACGCCTATCACCGCTGGTGCGTGCGCTGCATGGCGGCGGCCGGCGTGCGCGACCTGACCTTCCTCGATGTGCTGGTGGTGCATCACGTCAACCACCGGGGCCGGGCCAAGCGGCTGGCCGACATCTGCTTCGTGCTGAACGTGGAGGACACCCACCTCGTCACTTATTCCCTCAAGAAACTGCAGGGGATGGAACTGGTGGAGGGCACGCGCAACGGCAAGGAAGTCGCCTATACCACCACGGAGACCGGCGAGACGGCCTGCGCACGCTACCGGGAGATCCGCGAGCAGTGCCTGACCAGCAACATCTCGCCGAGCGGCGAGGAAAACGCCGAAATCGGCGAGCTGGCGCGCCTGATGCGCGTGCTGACGGGGCTGTACGAGCAGGCGGCGCGCTCGGCCACCTCGCTGTAA
- the pgi gene encoding glucose-6-phosphate isomerase — protein sequence MPTTLPAWQSLTQHAQAIRATHMRDWFAAPDAEERVRAFTVEAAGLTLDYAKNRITPETLALLLRLADEAGVPALRDAMLRGERINNTEHRSVLHVALRGHAEDDYRADGAPVMPDVLRVRAQMRDFAGRVHDGTWTGHSGQRITDVVNIGIGGSDLGPRMVCRALAHLAVPQVRVHFVSNVDGTDLAETLAHLNPDTTLAIVCSKTFTTLETMANAHSMRRWFVEHGVPEGRLKQHFVAVSTNRDAVVEFGIDPANMFTFWDWVGGRFSLWSAVGLSIALAIGPEQFEAMLDGARAMDRHFATAAPRENMPLILGLLSVWYRGFFGAASACTAPYCAPLELLTDFMQQLEMESNGKSVQRNGAAIDTDTGPIVWGTAGTNGQHAYFQLIHQGSQIVPVDFITTLEPVRSLPGHHAKLLANCFAQGEALLRGRTAEEVRAGGITDEALVPHMVFEGNRPSNTILMQRLDAASLGALIACAEHRTFVQGAIWNINSFDQWGVELGKKLAKPIQAELEGASASVAHDASTAALIRRAKAAR from the coding sequence ATGCCCACCACCCTTCCCGCCTGGCAGTCCCTGACACAGCATGCCCAAGCGATCCGCGCCACCCACATGCGCGACTGGTTTGCCGCACCGGACGCCGAGGAACGGGTGCGCGCCTTCACCGTGGAGGCGGCCGGGCTGACGCTCGACTACGCGAAGAACCGCATCACGCCGGAAACGCTCGCGCTGCTGCTCCGGCTCGCGGACGAAGCCGGCGTCCCGGCACTGCGCGATGCCATGCTGCGCGGCGAGCGCATCAACAATACCGAGCACCGCTCCGTCCTGCACGTCGCCCTGCGCGGCCACGCCGAGGACGACTACCGTGCCGACGGCGCCCCCGTGATGCCCGACGTGCTGCGCGTGCGCGCCCAGATGCGCGACTTCGCCGGGCGCGTGCACGACGGCACCTGGACCGGCCATTCCGGCCAGCGCATCACCGACGTGGTCAACATCGGCATCGGTGGCTCAGACCTCGGGCCGCGCATGGTATGCCGCGCGCTGGCACACCTGGCGGTGCCGCAGGTGCGCGTGCATTTCGTCTCCAACGTCGACGGCACCGACCTGGCCGAGACCCTCGCGCACCTCAACCCCGACACCACGCTCGCCATCGTCTGCTCCAAGACGTTCACCACGCTGGAGACCATGGCCAACGCGCACAGCATGCGCCGCTGGTTCGTCGAGCACGGCGTGCCCGAGGGCCGGCTCAAGCAGCACTTCGTCGCCGTATCGACCAACCGCGATGCCGTGGTCGAATTCGGCATCGATCCGGCCAACATGTTCACCTTCTGGGACTGGGTCGGCGGGCGCTTCTCGCTGTGGTCGGCCGTCGGCCTGTCGATCGCGCTGGCGATCGGCCCCGAGCAGTTCGAGGCGATGCTCGACGGCGCCCGGGCGATGGACCGGCACTTCGCCACCGCGGCACCGCGCGAGAACATGCCGCTGATCCTCGGCCTGCTGTCGGTCTGGTATCGCGGCTTCTTCGGCGCGGCCAGCGCCTGCACGGCGCCCTACTGCGCCCCGCTGGAGCTGCTGACCGACTTCATGCAGCAGTTGGAGATGGAGAGCAACGGCAAGTCCGTCCAGCGCAACGGCGCGGCCATCGACACCGACACCGGCCCCATCGTCTGGGGCACTGCCGGCACCAACGGCCAGCATGCCTATTTCCAGCTGATCCACCAGGGCTCGCAGATCGTGCCGGTGGATTTCATCACCACGCTTGAACCGGTGCGCAGCCTGCCGGGCCACCACGCCAAGCTGCTGGCCAACTGCTTCGCCCAGGGCGAAGCGCTGCTGCGCGGGCGCACGGCGGAGGAAGTCCGCGCTGGCGGCATTACCGATGAAGCCCTGGTGCCGCACATGGTGTTCGAGGGCAACCGGCCCAGCAACACGATCCTGATGCAGCGGCTGGACGCAGCCTCACTCGGCGCCCTGATCGCCTGCGCCGAACACCGCACCTTCGTGCAGGGCGCGATCTGGAACATCAACTCGTTCGACCAATGGGGCGTGGAACTCGGCAAGAAGCTCGCCAAGCCGATCCAGGCGGAGCTGGAAGGCGCGTCCGCCTCGGTGGCACACGACGCCTCGACGGCGGCGCTGATCCGCCGCGCCAAGGCCGCGCGCTAA